The window AACCCGGGAAATCAAACTCTTATGCGTTATCAAACGCGTTTCGACAAGCCGCTGGAGCAGGAACTGCAGCGCTATCTGGAGAGCCTGATCAACGATCTGGCCCTGGAACTGATCAGAACCCGTTTCGACTTTGATTCCGCGGTGCACAACGCCCGCAAGCTGATCAAGGAGCTGCGCGCGCTGTTGCGACTGCTCAAGCCAGCCTGTCACGAAGCCCACGATGAGCTGCGGCAAACCCTGAGAACCGCCGCCCATGCCCTCGCCCCCTACCGCGATCGCTTCGTCATGCTCAATACCTGGAACAAATTCACAGCATCTCTTACCCCGCATCCGGATATCGACAAAATCAGCGCGCGCATTCAGGCCGAAGCAGAGCGGGTTCCAGCGCCCGATCGAGAGAGAACCCAGAAGCTGCTGCAAGAAACCAACTGCGAGCTTTTGAAGCATAAGGATCTGCTGCAACAACGCCCCTGGTCCACCGACATTGACGCCGAATGGCTCAGCGCACGCCTGGCGCGTCTGTACAAACGCGGTCAAAACGAGTTCCAGCGCGTGCAGGGCGGCATCGACGCCGAAGACCGCCATGAGCTGCGCAAACGCCTGAAAGATCTGATGTACGCGCTACGCGTGATCAAGCCAGTATGGAACAAATCGCTACGCCGCCTTCACAACGGTCTGAAGAAAGTCACCGAAGGACTGGGAGACGCTAACGATCTGAATCTGTTGGAGCACGCCGTAGCGGATACAGACATCAGCGGGCGTGAACAGATACGTCTGGAATTATGCGCCGCACAGCAAGCGTTATGGGAAAAGGCGGACCAACAGGCCGCCCGTCGTTTCACCGATACTGATGAAAAATTCAAAGGCTTGATACACAAGCGGATTTCCTGAGCTGTCACATCCCTGCAACGATCACCGCCTACACTAATTCCAACAGTGGCCGGAAGGGATTTCCACGCGGTTCGGCCGCTGATAAGAAGGCTCTGTAAAACATTCGGCTTCCTTAAACAGCGATCACCAAGTTTTAGAGCGACATTCAGGCTGCCTTTGCAGCCTTTTTTTATGCCTAAAACTAACACGTCCAGGGGCAACACTCGCCCCTTGCTCACTCTTCCTTACGACGCACGAAGATCGACAACGCCGCCAGTCCGCCGGAGCCCGCCATCAACAACAGAGACACGGCGTTCAGCACAGGTGTTGAACCTTCTCGCAGGCGATCAAACATGGCGATGGTCAATGGCGCATCCGATCCCACCAGCATCAACGTGGTGTTGAAGTT is drawn from Hahella sp. KA22 and contains these coding sequences:
- a CDS encoding CHAD domain-containing protein, yielding MRYQTRFDKPLEQELQRYLESLINDLALELIRTRFDFDSAVHNARKLIKELRALLRLLKPACHEAHDELRQTLRTAAHALAPYRDRFVMLNTWNKFTASLTPHPDIDKISARIQAEAERVPAPDRERTQKLLQETNCELLKHKDLLQQRPWSTDIDAEWLSARLARLYKRGQNEFQRVQGGIDAEDRHELRKRLKDLMYALRVIKPVWNKSLRRLHNGLKKVTEGLGDANDLNLLEHAVADTDISGREQIRLELCAAQQALWEKADQQAARRFTDTDEKFKGLIHKRIS